Proteins encoded in a region of the Coffea eugenioides isolate CCC68of chromosome 4, Ceug_1.0, whole genome shotgun sequence genome:
- the LOC113768442 gene encoding uncharacterized protein LOC113768442 yields the protein MKGNTANPLHLTSLNHISLICKSVEKSMDFYTSVLGFVPVRRPGSFNFDGAWLFSYGIGIHLLQAENPDDMPEKTVINPKDNHISFQCDSMAAVEKMLAEMEIKYARQRVEEGGIYVDQLFFHDPDGFMIEICNCDNLPVIPLAGEMIRSCSRVNLQMMQAQQHLPVVRP from the exons atgaAGGGAAATACGGCAAATCCATTGCACTTGACATCCCTGAATCACATCTCACTTATTTGTAAATCCGTCGAGAAATCAATGGATTTTTACACCAGCGTTCTTGGGTTCGTCCCGGTTAGGAGGCCTGGATCGTTCAATTTTGATGGAGCATG GTTGTTTAGTTATGGGATTGGAATACATCTATTGCAAGCCGAAAATCCGGACGACATGCCGGAGAAGACCGTAATCAATCCCAAGGATAATCATATATCTTTTCAG TGTGACAGTATGGCTGCAGTGGAGAAGATGCTGGCGGAAATGGAAATCAAGTACGCGAGGCAGCGAGTGGAAGAAGGTGGGATTTATGTGGATCAGCTGTTCTTCCATGATCCAGATGGATTCATGATTGAGATATGCAACTGTGATAACCTGCCAGTGATCCCATTGGCCGGTGAGATGATCCGTTCATGCTCAAGAGTGAAT